Proteins encoded in a region of the Streptomyces akebiae genome:
- a CDS encoding CocE/NonD family hydrolase, translating into MQHLYDIDVRVPMRDGVALAANVWRPVEGKAPALLVRLPYGKDVIWGVGHALMPDLQALLEAGYALVVQDCRGTHRSEGEFVPHMADRNDGEDTVAWITDQPWSDGTVGMYGGSYLGMVQWETAVTGVPGLKAIAPAVTSIDNYEAPWYSAGGALSLSLVTMWNAIMYAADAQRSLAAGEDTASQLQQLGQAVLSPEVLNDVLPTAEVPVLAAYGKWWDDWMAHPSHDGYWDAMELTPELKNVTVPALNIGGWYDLYIGQTLRTYTAARRQAGTAQAREGQRLIIGPWDHGPAADGVYRDRSFGPLAGARLMGLSGLHVKFFDRWLRGDTTALDGVAPVKIFVMGIDQWRDEQEWPLPDTRWTDFHLTSTGRANTADGDGVLTTEAPTGAGHETYLYDPRRPVPSAGGASMPTTPGFCGPVDQRTVAGRDDVLCFATPVLEEAVEVTGPVSLQLFVSSSAVDTDFTAKLVDVFPDGKAINLCDGILRTRYRGGLASEELMEPGTVYEITIDMTATSNVFLPGHRIRVDVSSSNFPRYDRNTNTGGVIAHEGEEQMIPAINHIHHGPNHLSRLVLPIIDRKDQA; encoded by the coding sequence ATGCAGCACCTATACGACATAGACGTCCGGGTCCCGATGCGTGACGGCGTGGCCCTCGCCGCCAACGTGTGGCGTCCGGTCGAGGGGAAGGCTCCGGCGCTGCTCGTGCGCCTGCCGTACGGCAAGGACGTCATATGGGGCGTCGGCCATGCGCTCATGCCCGACCTTCAGGCCCTGCTGGAGGCCGGCTACGCGCTGGTGGTGCAGGACTGCCGTGGTACCCACCGCTCGGAGGGCGAGTTCGTTCCCCACATGGCCGACCGCAACGACGGCGAGGACACCGTCGCCTGGATCACCGACCAGCCGTGGTCCGACGGCACCGTGGGCATGTACGGAGGGTCCTACCTCGGGATGGTCCAGTGGGAGACCGCCGTGACCGGCGTCCCCGGTCTCAAGGCGATCGCACCGGCCGTCACCTCGATCGACAACTACGAGGCGCCTTGGTACTCCGCGGGCGGTGCGCTTTCGCTGAGCCTCGTCACGATGTGGAACGCCATCATGTACGCGGCCGACGCCCAGCGGTCCCTGGCCGCCGGCGAGGACACCGCGTCCCAGCTGCAGCAGCTCGGTCAGGCGGTCCTGTCCCCCGAGGTTCTCAACGATGTGCTGCCGACGGCCGAGGTTCCTGTCCTTGCGGCTTACGGGAAGTGGTGGGACGACTGGATGGCCCACCCCTCCCACGACGGGTACTGGGATGCCATGGAGCTCACGCCCGAGCTCAAGAACGTCACCGTCCCGGCGCTGAACATCGGCGGCTGGTACGACCTCTACATCGGGCAGACCCTGCGCACCTACACCGCCGCCCGCCGACAGGCGGGTACCGCGCAGGCGCGTGAGGGGCAACGGCTGATCATCGGCCCGTGGGACCACGGCCCCGCCGCGGACGGCGTCTATCGCGACCGCTCCTTCGGCCCGCTGGCCGGTGCCCGGTTGATGGGCCTGTCCGGCCTGCATGTGAAGTTCTTCGACCGCTGGCTGCGGGGCGACACCACCGCTCTGGACGGCGTGGCGCCGGTGAAGATCTTCGTGATGGGCATCGACCAGTGGCGTGACGAGCAGGAGTGGCCGCTGCCCGACACGAGGTGGACCGACTTCCACCTCACGAGCACCGGCCGCGCCAACACCGCCGACGGCGATGGCGTGTTGACGACCGAGGCGCCGACCGGCGCCGGGCACGAGACCTACCTCTACGACCCGCGCCGCCCGGTTCCCTCGGCGGGCGGGGCGTCGATGCCGACGACGCCGGGGTTCTGCGGCCCGGTCGACCAGCGGACGGTCGCCGGCCGCGACGACGTCCTGTGCTTCGCCACTCCCGTACTGGAGGAGGCTGTCGAGGTCACCGGCCCGGTCAGCCTGCAACTGTTCGTCTCGTCGTCGGCGGTGGACACCGACTTCACCGCCAAGCTCGTCGACGTCTTCCCCGACGGCAAGGCGATCAACCTGTGCGACGGGATCCTGCGCACCCGCTATCGGGGCGGCCTGGCCTCGGAAGAACTGATGGAGCCGGGCACGGTCTACGAGATCACCATCGACATGACCGCCACCTCGAATGTGTTCCTGCCCGGTCACCGCATCCGCGTGGACGTCTCCAGCAGCAACTTCCCCCGCTACGACCGCAACACCAACACCGGCGGTGTCATCGCTCACGAGGGCGAGGAGCAGATGATTCCCGCGATCAACCACATCCACCACGGCCCGAACCACCTCAGCCGCCTGGTCCTGCCCATCATCGACCGCAAGGACCAGGCGTGA
- a CDS encoding CocE/NonD family hydrolase, which yields MADIRIEFDVPAEMRDGTVLRADVYRPAGTGPWPVLLTRLPYGKQMPLLAGILDPLAAARRGFMVVIQDTRGRFASEGEWDPWTHEESDGYDTVRWAAALPGANGSVGMIGASYFGNTQWMAALSKPPELKAIAPMVTWSDPDDGLWTRGGAIELGITAPWTLMMGPDALMRRHGADPATLGGSLVSLVQDLDGLAGGGYGELPAGRFPAFVRHDLPELGYERSRREPEWARSCTVAGRHDEVDLPTFQVGGWYDIFVQGTLDNFTAMRRAGRSATLVVGPWSHANQQHVIGDVNFGFGANSALMGMRGRLTDMQFDWFQHTIGDDEALEPDTGKVLLFVMGINQWREETEWPLSRAVERDFHLRADGSLTPEPPSTAEQPEEFTYDPMNPVPTTGGALLMTDDFRPGPLDQTAVEEREDVLVFTTEPLTEDTEVTGRVRAVLFAATDGPSTDWVARLCDVDEHGVSRNVTDGIVRVRAATPGEPAEHVVDLWSTSIVFRAGHRIRVQVTSSNFPRWDRNLNTGEPEDSATTARVARQHIYHDPERPSRIVLPVIPG from the coding sequence GCATCCTCGATCCGCTGGCGGCGGCTCGGCGTGGCTTCATGGTGGTCATCCAGGACACCCGTGGCCGGTTCGCCTCCGAGGGAGAGTGGGACCCGTGGACCCACGAGGAGAGCGACGGCTACGACACCGTACGGTGGGCCGCCGCCCTCCCCGGCGCGAACGGCTCCGTCGGCATGATCGGCGCCAGCTATTTCGGCAACACACAGTGGATGGCGGCGCTGTCCAAGCCACCGGAGCTGAAGGCGATCGCACCGATGGTCACGTGGTCCGATCCGGACGACGGACTGTGGACACGCGGCGGTGCGATCGAGCTCGGCATCACCGCACCCTGGACCCTCATGATGGGCCCCGACGCGCTGATGCGCCGGCACGGCGCCGACCCCGCCACGCTCGGGGGCAGCCTCGTCAGCCTGGTGCAGGACCTCGACGGCCTGGCGGGCGGCGGCTACGGCGAACTGCCCGCCGGGCGTTTCCCCGCGTTCGTCCGGCACGACCTTCCCGAGCTGGGCTATGAGCGGTCCCGGCGGGAGCCCGAGTGGGCGCGGTCCTGCACCGTCGCGGGTAGGCACGACGAGGTGGACCTGCCCACCTTCCAGGTCGGCGGCTGGTACGACATCTTCGTTCAGGGCACCCTCGACAACTTCACCGCCATGCGCCGCGCCGGCCGGTCCGCCACGCTGGTCGTGGGGCCGTGGAGTCACGCCAACCAGCAGCACGTGATCGGCGACGTCAACTTCGGGTTCGGCGCCAACTCCGCCTTGATGGGCATGCGCGGACGCCTGACCGACATGCAGTTCGACTGGTTCCAGCACACGATCGGTGACGATGAGGCACTGGAGCCGGACACCGGCAAGGTGCTGCTGTTCGTCATGGGGATCAACCAGTGGCGCGAGGAGACGGAATGGCCCCTGTCACGGGCGGTGGAGAGGGACTTCCACCTGCGCGCGGACGGAAGCCTGACCCCTGAGCCGCCGTCCACCGCCGAGCAGCCCGAGGAGTTCACCTACGACCCCATGAACCCGGTGCCCACCACCGGTGGCGCGCTGCTCATGACCGACGACTTCCGTCCCGGACCGCTCGACCAGACGGCCGTGGAGGAGCGTGAGGACGTCCTGGTCTTCACCACCGAACCGCTCACCGAGGACACCGAGGTGACAGGCCGCGTGCGGGCGGTGCTCTTCGCCGCCACGGACGGGCCCTCGACCGACTGGGTGGCACGGCTGTGCGACGTCGACGAGCACGGCGTCTCCCGCAATGTGACCGACGGCATCGTGCGGGTGCGCGCGGCGACGCCGGGCGAGCCGGCCGAGCACGTCGTGGACCTGTGGTCGACCAGCATCGTCTTCCGCGCAGGCCATCGGATACGGGTACAGGTCACCTCCAGCAACTTCCCCCGCTGGGACCGCAACCTCAACACGGGCGAACCCGAGGACAGCGCGACCACGGCCCGAGTGGCCCGCCAGCACATCTACCACGACCCCGAGCGGCCCTCTCGCATCGTCCTGCCGGTGATTCCGGGCTGA